In one window of Helianthus annuus cultivar XRQ/B chromosome 17, HanXRQr2.0-SUNRISE, whole genome shotgun sequence DNA:
- the LOC110924357 gene encoding uncharacterized protein LOC110924357, producing MGDKNPEAGSSKPPTSTLYPVYTVTNVQNKVRVLDGKKVTYSSWVKLFQLHARGYKVLDHIDGTLPPAKDDQLYESWMEIDAIELQWIYSTLSDDLVVRVLDIVDYCQKLRELASQLADVDQPVTEGRLIIQLVNGLPPEYDVVAAAQLHHTLPPWEDAVNLLDAEERRHNARMTPPVVAAATRDTDQP from the exons ATGGGTGATAAAAACCCAGAAGCCGGTTCCAGTAAACCGCCGACTTCAACCCTTTACCCCGTATACACCGTAACCAACGTTCAAAATAAAGTCCGTGTTCTAGATGGCAAGAAGGTAACGTACTCGTCATGGGTCAAACTTTTCCAGCTTCACGCTCGTGGATACAAAGTTCTTGACCATATAGACGGTACGTTGCCTCCAGCAAAAGACGACCAGTTGTATGAATCTTGGATGGAGATCGACGCGATAGAGTTGCAATGGATATATTCAACGCTGTCCGACGATCTTGTGGTACGCGTCCTTGATATAGTCG ATTATTGCCAAAAACTCCGTGAATTGGCCTCGCAATTAGCTGATGTAGATCAGCCCGTCACCGAGGGTCGTCTTATCATACAGTTAGTAAACGGCCTACCACCAGAGtatgatgttgttgctgctgcacAACTTCATCACACCTTGCCGCCATGGGAAGATGCTGTGAATCTCTTGGATGCGGAAGAACGCCGTCACAATGCCCGCATGACTCCTCCTGTGGTCGCGGCGGCCACACGCGATACTGATCAACCGTAG